The genomic DNA TCGTCCGCTGGTGGGCAATGAGTCGCTGATTATGCAGGACGGATCGCGCCATCAGCAGCAGCGTCAGATGCTCATGCCTGCGCTTCATGGGGAGGGGATGTATCGCTGGGGGCAGACCATTTGTGATTTAACGGCTGAGGCGGTCGATCGCTGGAAAGCTGGCTCAGTGCTGAATATTCAGAAGGAAATGCTGAACATCTCGCTGGAGGTGATTCTGCGGGTGGTGTTTGGCATGAAGCCCGGAAGTCGCTATTGGCAGTTGCAGCCGCTTTTGCATCGGTTACTGGAGGACATTAATTCGCCGCTGTATTCGGTGCAGTTCTTTTTGCCGCCGCTTCAGCAGGATTTGGGCAGGTGGAGTCCGTGGGGGCAGTTTGTGCGGATTCGCCAGCAGATCGATGACTTGCTTTACGCCGAAATCGCCGATCGCCAACCGCAGGGAATCCACGATCGATCGGATATTTTGTCTGCCTTAATGAGTGCCACGGATGCAGAAGGACAGCCCCTCACTGATGTCGAACTGCGCGATCAGTTGATGACTTTGCTGCTGTTGGGACATGAAACCAGCGCCTCTGGGCTGACCTGGATTTTCTACTGGCTTCAGCGAGAGCCGCAAATCGCCGACCGTCTTTTGAAAGAGTTGGATGCCCTGGACGATCAGGCTGATCCGATGACGATCGCCAATCAGCCTTACCTGAATGCCGTCTGTAAGGAAACTCTGCGAATTTATCCGATCGCCCTGATTTCGCAGCCTCGATGGGTGAAGGAGACGATCGATTTGATGGGCTGTACCTACGAACCGGGGACGGTGCTGGTTCCCTCGATTTATCTGGCGCATCGGCGATCGGACACCTACCCGAATCCCGATCGGTTTGAGCCGGAGCGGTTTTTGGGCAAGGCGAAATCTCCCTACGAATATTTGCCCTTTGGGGGCGGCAGTCGAAGCTGTATCGGGATGGCGCTGGCGATGTATGAAATGAAGCTGGTGCTGGCGACGGTGCTGCGACGAGTAACGCTAGTGAGTTCTAGCGAAATGCTGCCTGCGGTGAAGCCGACCCGACGAGGAATTACCTTTGTGCCGCCAAAGGGATTTCGGGTGAGCGTGGGTGATCGAAGGGGTGCGAAGGTGTTGGTGTCTTAACAATCATTTATCTTCCTGGGGTAAAGTTTAAGCAGGTTAAAATCAAAGGTGGAATTGTAAGAATTCCAGACGGTTAGACACAGCAAATTGTGATCCTTTTGACAACTTAATTTTTTAAGAGGACTGTTTTTACTTGATGCTTTGTCAGTCGCCTTTTGCCCACTTGCAGCCGCTGCAAGACTGTAAACAAATTTATCAATTCCTTGACTTTTGTCGTAAGCAATCGATCGCGGCAAATCAGCCTAAAATTGCCAGTCTTGCCCTCGAAATTGAGTCGGTTGATCCCCTGATTGTACTCAATCAATTCCATCGATCGAATCAACTTCATTGCTATCTCGAAAACCGGGATCAGGAACGATCGATTGCGGCGATCGGGTCAGCGATTTCGTTGACGGTGAACGGCAAAGAACGGTTTCAGCAGGCACAAAATTTTATTCAAACTCAGCTTGATCAAATATTAGTTAGCTATCCGGTTGATTTTCCTTGGACAACCCCTCGATTTTTTTGTAGTTTTACTTTTTTTGATCATCAGATTCAGCGGAATTCTCCCTTTCCAGCGGCAACAGTTTTCCTTCCGCGATGGCAGATAGTTCGCTGGCAGGAACATCAAGGAGCGATCGTTAATTTGCCAATTCAGGCAGACTCTAATTTGCAGCAGTTAACGCAAACAATCTGGCAGGAATTTCGATCGATCTGCCAGGCTCAATACGATATTTTTCAGCTTCCTCAAGGCATTACGCCGCTGTTAAACCAATGGGAAATTATTGATCACAATTCTTTTCAGCCTGCGGTTGCCTCCGTGCTGAAATCGATCGAAACCCATCAGTTTGATAAGGTCGTTTTAGCCCATGCGATCGACGTAATTTCCCAGCTTCCGTTTCAGTGGGGACGATCGCTGGATTCGCTACGTCAGCTTCATTCGGGCTGTACCGTTTTTTCGATCGGCAACGGACACGGACAGAGCTTTATTGGGGCAAGCCCTGAGCGATTATTGAGCATTCAAAACCGTCGCTTTCTCACGGATGCGCTGGCGGGATCTGCCCCACGGGGACGATCGACCAAAGAGGATGAAATCCTGGGCAGTCGGCTTTATCACAGCGAGAAAGAGCGGCATGAACATCAGGTCGTGGTGGATTTTATTACGCAAAGATTAGTAAATGTGGGGCTAACTCCGCAATTTGCAGCGACTCCGACCCTGCGAAAACTGGCGAATATTCAGCATCTCCATACGCCGATTCAGGCAATTTTGCCGCCGAGCCTCCATCCTCTGGCACTGGTTGACGAACTGCACCCCACCCCTGCCGTTGCCGGACGACCCCGCGAAACTGCCTGTGAGCAAATTTGTCAGTATGAGGGCTTTGAGCGATCCCTCTATGCTGCGCCGTTGGGCTGGATTGATGCCCAGGGGAACGCGGAATTTATCGTGGGCATTCGATCGGCTTTAATTGACGGACACCGTGCCCGCTTGTATGCCGGGGCTGGGATTGTGGCGGGGTCGAATCCCGATCGGGAATTGGCAGAAATTCGGCTGAAGCTTCAGGCACTCCTGCGGGCATTAGTGTGAGAATGGAGCTTCTGCCCCTTTCTTGTGCTTCGTCTGTCAGGAATGCCGCTTAATTCAAGCCATAATTCAAGCCTCAATTTCAGCAATACGAATTCGGTCTGGTCGTCGGTGCTGGTGGAAACGCTGTATCGCCTGGGACTGCAAACGGCGGTCATTTGTCCCGGATCGCGATCGGCTCCGCTGGCGGTTGCCTTTGCTCTGCATGAATCGATCGAGGCGATTCCGGTGCTGGACGAGCGATCGGCGGCTTTTTTTGCTTTAGGACTGGCGAAACAAACGGGTCGGGCAGTGGCGCTGGTTTGCACTTCGGGAACGGCAGGCGCAAATTTTTATCCGGCAGTGATCGAGGCGCGGGAAAGCCGTGTGCCGCTGCTGGTTCTCACAAGCGATCGACCTCCCGAACTGCGCGAATGTAATGCGGGTCAGACGGTGGATCAGCAAAAGCTGTTTGGCACCTATCCCAACTGGTACAGCGAGCTTTCTGTTCCTGAATTAAATTTGTCTTTGCTGGCGTATCTGCGGCAAACGATCGTCCATGCCTGGGAACGTGCCCATATGCCGGTGGCGGGCTGTGTGCATCTGAATTTGCCCTTTCGCGATCCGCTGGCTCCAATTCTACAGGCTGAGGCACAGGCGTTTAGCGATCGATTTCCGGCGGCTTTCTTTGAGGGAATTGCGTCTGCGCTGCCCGTCCAGTTTTCGGCTCAATTTGCCGTTCCTTCCGCGTGGCAGCAGTCCGAGCGGGGATTGATTATCGCAGGTGTCGCCCAACCTGTGGATCGGCAGACCTACTGTGAGGCGATCGCTCGTTTGTCTCAGGCGTTAGGGGTTCCGGTGCTGGCAGAAGGGCTTTCTCCGGTGCGGAATGCCGCTGCTGTGAATCCTCATCTGATTACGACCTACGATCTGATTCTGCGAAATGTTGATTGGGCGGACAAGCTTCAGCCGGATTGGATCATTCGCGTAGGCGAAATGCCGACCAGCAAAACGCTGCGCCAGTGGCTCGATGCTAACTCGTCTGTGATGCAGTGGATTATTGACCCGGACGATCGGAATTTAGACCCGCTGCATTTGAGAACGATACATTTGCGACTGTCGATCGAGCAGGTGGCGGCACTGTTAGAACAAATTGATGACACTGGTGAGTTACGAGGCGAGTTCGCCCCCCAACCCCCCACAAGTGGGGGACTTCCGAACCGTCAGCAATTGTGTGAGCGCAATTTTTCAGATTACTTGAAATCCTGGATGGAGCTAGAGACGATCGCCCGAACCCAACGCGATCGCACCCTAGAAAAAACCGAATTTCTGTTTGAAGGCAAAGTTACCTGGCTGCTGTCTCAGCATTTGCCGATCGGAACTCCGCTCTTTATTGCGAACAGTATGCCTGTGCGGGATGTGGAGTGGTTCTGGCAACCCGGAAATCGGCGCATTCAGCCCTGCTTTAACCGGGGGGCAAACGGCATTGATGGCACCCTCTCTGCGGCGATCGGCACCGCACACCGTCAGCAAAGCAGCGTTCTCCTCACAGGCGATCTGGCGCTATTGCACGACACGAATGGATTCTTGTTACGCGATAAGCTCAAGGGACATCTGACGATCGTTCTGATCAACAACAACGGCGGCGGCATCTTTGAAATGTTGCCCATCTCCCAGTTTGAGCCACCCTTCGAGGAATTCTTCGCTACACCGCAGGATATTAACTTTGCTCAGCTTTGCGCCACATACAGCATTGAGTATCACCGGATTCAGGACTGGCAGGACTTGATCGATCGCCTCAAAACCCTACCCCAGCAGGGCATTCGACTACTGGAAGTTCAGACCGATCGCAAACGGGATACCCTTTACCGACGGCAGATTCTAGAGACGTTTCGATCGAACTCAGGAATGCTTTGAAGCCTTGCCCAAAACTGCCTCTAATGGCGGCACGGTGATCCAGGTTCCCGTTTCATTGGACTGGTGCGTTAAATCCATTAAAAGCTGGGAGTAAACCCCCTCCATCAGAGACGGCGTGAGCGATTCCCCCTGATCAATGCCCTGCACCCAGCGATCGACGACCCGCAGAAAGGGAGCCAGTCGTCCATCCGGGTAGACCGTAGGAAACTCAAGGCGATCGGGAATTTCCAGTTCGGTGAGGGGAGCGCCGTTTTGACTGCCCCAAATCTTGAAGCCGTGAATGTAGTCCTGCTGGCTGTCGTTGCCCAGAACCAGCGTGCCGCGATCGCCATAAACCTCCACAAAATGTCCTCGCCCCTGGGAAGTGACTGCACTGAGAACCGCCTGACAGGGAGTACCATCTGCAAGTTCCAGCATCAGGGAGCAGGTATCATCGGCATCGACGGGTTTGAGATTTCCGGTCGTTGGATCGGGACGAAAGGGAATCGAGGTGGTCAGCCAGCCGCAGAGCCTTGTAACCGGGGGGAAAAGCCAGTACAGGTAATCAAACAAATGGGAGCCGATCGACCCCAGGGCACCGCCGCCCAATTCCTTCTGGGCGTACCAGTTCCAGGGACGGGAAGCATCCGCCCGACTCGATGCCAGCCAATCGACCTTCACCAATCGCTTGTTTCCCACATAGCCCTCCTGTAGAAGTTCGGCGAACCGCTGCCATGCCGGAATAAAGCGAAACTCAAAGTCCATCGTTACGGTGAGATTGCGCGATCGTGCCAGTTGATAGAGTTCAGTTGCCTCCGCCACCGTCAGCGTCGTGGGCTTTTCCAGCAGCAGATGCTTACCCGCCTGCAACACCTGTTTTGCCATTTCGTAGTGTAGAAAGGGCGGCGTTGAAATCGTGACCGCCTGAACGTCGGGAAGCGCCAGAATTTCCTCGATCGTGCTGCAAGCCTGCGGAATCTCTAGTTTTTGGGCAATCGCCTGTGCCTTGTCGCGATCGCGATGGTAGATTGCCTTAACCGTGGTGCGATGGTGAATTTGCAGAGCGGGAATGTGGATCTTTTGCCCAAATCCCGTGCCGATAACCGCAACGCCGATCGATGCTTCTGCCATAGATTCCGTTCGCCTGAATGACTGAAAGCTATCTTACTGGACGGTGGGGCGGAATTCCCGTGTAACCCGTTCTCAAGGTGACAGCGGCAGGGCGTAGTGCAGAAACTCTGTATCCTTGATGTAGCCCCGCGACTCGTAAAGTTTTTGGGCGATCGTATTGGTCATTTGGGTTGAGAGAACAATGCGAACAGCACAGGTGAGACGGGCATGTTTCTCGGCTGCGACCATCAACCGCTGTGCCACTCCCCGATGCCGGGCAGACTCAGCCACATACAGGTCATTGAGAATCCAAATTCGCTTCAGGGATACGGAAGAAAAGCTGGGATAAAGCTGGGTAAAGCCAATCAGCCGATCCGCCTTTGGCGGCAGCGTGGAACGATCGCCATCCTTTGCCACCAGAATGATCGAATCCTGCCGCTGAAATCGTTCTTCAAGAAACTGTTTTGCGGCTTTCAGGTCAGAGCTTTGTTTGTAAAAAATTCGATATTGATTAAACAGCACAGCAAGCTCTGCAAGCTGCTCTTTGCGAACAAGCTCGATAGTCATAAACGCCACTCATAAAGGCTACCTAAACGACACCGTCACGAAAATCAATGCCCCCAGACACCGAAAAAGCACCCAATCTTATGAAAATCCAGGCTGCTCCTGGTATGCATGAGCGCCATTTTGTGCCGTTCTGCACGCAGGTACAGTTCCGAGTACCCTTTCAAAAAGAACGGATGAACGATATATCAATGATTTTATGCGACAACGCTAAAAAAATATAAACCGCAAGAATTGAATGAATTAAGTGAATTCGATCAAACGATAGATAACTACCAAGGATCGCTCAATAAAACGAATTGAATCACGCAGTCCTAATCGACCATCCTAATTGCCCATCGTGATTTGGCTATATGGATTTCACTTGAAGCCTCAAATGCCTGTTTCTTCACTATTCCTACTCAACTGCTCTTGCTTCACTATTTTTAATGAAAACTTGAGCAGGAAGACGATCGGGACTCTCCCACTTTTGTCGCCCTTCCCCTTAAATCGCTTCTATCCCTGCGCCAATTTCCCTACAAGGGACAATTTCCCTATAGCGATTCCTGTCCTGGCTTGCTTGCCGTGCCCTTGTACAGATATCCCAGGAATTTGGGCAACCCCTCACCATAAAATTCCTCGATCGCCACGCTGCTGAACTGTTGCTCCACCAGCTGACGAATATTGCGGTTGAGATGACAGCCATCGGCAATCACTTTCTGGACTGGGTTCAGGCGATTTTGCCAGACCTGCACATTGGGATCGCGGCTCAGACCATGCTCCACAAAAAAGAATTTGCCCCCTGGCTTCAAAACGCGATGAATCTCCGCGATCGCCTGTTCCACGTTGGCAATACTGCACAGCGTCCAGGTACTCACCACGCTATCAAAGGTTTCATCGGACATGGGCAACCGTTCGCCGTTTAGCACCCGATGGTCTACGGTAATACCAGATTGGGCAACCCGCTTTTCTGCCAGTCGATGCGATCCGGCATTTGCATCGATCGCCACCAGCTGCCGCACGTTCTCCGGGTAATAGGCTAAATTCAGCCCTGTGCCAAAGCCAATTTCCAGCACCGTTCCCGTGACGTTTGCTAAAAGCGATCGGCGATACTGTGCCAGTTCTGGCGAAGCCATCGACCAATCCATCAGATAAGGGAACACCCGCTGCGAGTAGAAGCCCATTTTTGCCACCTCCTGAACTGCTCACTCTTGCCTGCTCACTCATCCTACGCTGGGTTAGAAATGGCAGCAATCTGGGTACGGAGGCTTCAGAGTCCGAGGGGCTGGCGTCAGGATGAGAGGCTTTCCGTTTGCCTGATAGGCTTATCGGGGAGGCGTTAGCTGTGGCGACGGGATAGGGAGGAAGCGGGCGGTGCTGCGAATATAGTTGTCGTTTCGCCGAGGTCAGTGCTGGAATCCAGGATGAAGTGGCGATAGCGGTTTGCCGTTTCGTAGTCGCCGATCGCATGGCAGATCGTTTTGAGATTCTGAAGCGTCTGATGCTGCTGGTGGGCGTCCTTGAGTGTCCCTAGAACCGTGATTCGCTGCTCGTAAAATTCGATCGCCAGACGGTGGTGTCCCAGGCTTTCGTGGATGGTGGCAAGGCTGTCGAGGGTTTGTTCCTCCAGGTGTAAATCGCCCAGGTTCCGGGCAATGGTAAGCCGCTGATGCTGGTAGGCAATTGCTTTGAGGCTGTCTCCGGTGCGGTAACAGGCACTCGCGAGGTTTCGTAAAATTTGTGCCTCCGCACGACGATCGGGCAGTTGGCGGGCGATCGTGAGCAAATGCTCGTAGCAGACTACCGTTTCTGCATAGTTACCAACGGCATGGTGGGCATTCCCCATGTTTCGCAGGATTTGCCCCTCTACCTGGATGTCTTGAAGTTCGCGGGCGATCGTCAACCCCTCCTCATAGGCATCGATGGCGCGAGCATAATCTCCGGCGGCTTTGTATGCCATTCCCAGATTATTGAAGGCAGCCATTTCACCCCGTCGATCGCCGATCGCTTTTGCCACATCCAGGCTTTGATGCTTATAAAAAATCGCGCGGCTGTAGTCCTCCAGGTGGCGATAGGCATTCCCCAAATTAGCGAGTGCTTGCCGTTCCGTGGGACGATCCTGAATCTGACGGGCGATCGTGAGACTTTGATGTGAACAGGCGATCGCTTCCGGATAATTGCTGAGTCCGTAGTAAGTTAATCCCATGCCGCCCAGTACGCGCCCCTCCCCCTGAAGATCCTGGAGCGCACGGTACATCCCCAACGCTTGCTGAAACGTTTTCAAGGCTGACTGAAACTCACGAAGCTGGTACTGCTCAATGCCCTTTTCAAGCAAGCAGTCTGCTCCCGCCTTACGAGAGTCAAAGGGTTGGGTAGAAGTCGGCTGAACCTCCAAAACCCTTTCGGATGGGGGAACGTAGGTTCCGTACCGCTCATCAAATGGTTTCATTGCAATTGACCTTCACGCTCAAGAGATAGCAGGTGCCCTGTCGGAATCGATTTCAGTAGATGCAGCACAGTTAGCGAGTCAGGGAACTGGAACGAATCTGCAAGATGACCTGGTCCAAATTGACCTAGTCCAAGATGAAATCGCCAGGAATCCGATCGAAGAGCAAAATTAAAAGGGGAATCTTGCGAGACTGTCTCTTTCGATCTAAATAAGCAAACTTTAAAAAACCCACGGTAAATGCTCTGAATTTATGATTTTGCCTACGGGCGAAGGAAAGTTTTGCTCCGTAGTTGCACGGAATCGCAGGTTGGAGTCGCAGGTTGGAGCCATACATCGGAACTGTAAATTGGAATCGCCCGCTGTTGGAACTGAGAGCATCGCTGCAAATCGCTACAATTGAGGAAGAATAAAACTGCTGCATCGCCAGATTTTTACGTCAGATCATCACCGGATTTATTACTGGACAACTCTGTGACTGTTTTTGCTGCTGAACGGCTGCTGTTTACGCCTGCGGCTCCTGCCCTGGATGCGATTCCGCTCATTTTTGCCTTTCCAAACGAATACAGTGTGGGAATTACCAGTCTGGGCTATCAGGTCGTTTGGGCAACGCTGGCAGCCCGTTCTGATGTTGCCGTTTCCCGGCTGTTTACCGACATATACGAACCTCTGCCCACCGATCCGGAACTGATGGGCTTTTCAGTTTCCTGGGAGCTGGACTACGTGAATATCCTGGGACTGCTGGAGTCGCTGAAAATTCCGATTCGCGCCGCCGATCGCTCTCAGTCAGACCCCTTGATCTTTGGGGGTGGTCCAGTCCTCACTGCCAATCCCGAACCCTTTGCAGACTTTTTTGATGTGGTGCTGCTAGGAGATGGGGAACTGCTGCTCGATGCCCTGATTGATGCCTATAAACAAGTCCGAACTGCCGATCGTGCTACTCAGCTCCGCCATCTGGCAAAGGTTCCGGGAATCTACGTGCCCAGCCTTTACCACGTCACCTACGAGTCGCCGGACGGATTGATTCAGTCGATCGAACCCCTTGACAGCGAAATTCCACCGATCGTCCAGAAGCAAACCTACCGGGGCAATACCCTTTCTGCCTCCACGGTCGTCACCGAGAAAGCCGCCTGGGAAAATATCTACATGGTTGAGGTGGTGCGAAGCTGTCCAGAAATGTGTCGCTTCTGCCTTGCCAGCTATCTCACCCTGCCCTTCCGCA from Leptolyngbya ohadii IS1 includes the following:
- a CDS encoding cytochrome P450 codes for the protein MVLPQGSGLPSLLQTLSLIADPIAFFDKQSRLYGDPFTTRVLGVNSPPVVFLSSPEAMQAVFTTLANKLELGKVTDVFRPLVGNESLIMQDGSRHQQQRQMLMPALHGEGMYRWGQTICDLTAEAVDRWKAGSVLNIQKEMLNISLEVILRVVFGMKPGSRYWQLQPLLHRLLEDINSPLYSVQFFLPPLQQDLGRWSPWGQFVRIRQQIDDLLYAEIADRQPQGIHDRSDILSALMSATDAEGQPLTDVELRDQLMTLLLLGHETSASGLTWIFYWLQREPQIADRLLKELDALDDQADPMTIANQPYLNAVCKETLRIYPIALISQPRWVKETIDLMGCTYEPGTVLVPSIYLAHRRSDTYPNPDRFEPERFLGKAKSPYEYLPFGGGSRSCIGMALAMYEMKLVLATVLRRVTLVSSSEMLPAVKPTRRGITFVPPKGFRVSVGDRRGAKVLVS
- a CDS encoding isochorismate synthase, whose translation is MLCQSPFAHLQPLQDCKQIYQFLDFCRKQSIAANQPKIASLALEIESVDPLIVLNQFHRSNQLHCYLENRDQERSIAAIGSAISLTVNGKERFQQAQNFIQTQLDQILVSYPVDFPWTTPRFFCSFTFFDHQIQRNSPFPAATVFLPRWQIVRWQEHQGAIVNLPIQADSNLQQLTQTIWQEFRSICQAQYDIFQLPQGITPLLNQWEIIDHNSFQPAVASVLKSIETHQFDKVVLAHAIDVISQLPFQWGRSLDSLRQLHSGCTVFSIGNGHGQSFIGASPERLLSIQNRRFLTDALAGSAPRGRSTKEDEILGSRLYHSEKERHEHQVVVDFITQRLVNVGLTPQFAATPTLRKLANIQHLHTPIQAILPPSLHPLALVDELHPTPAVAGRPRETACEQICQYEGFERSLYAAPLGWIDAQGNAEFIVGIRSALIDGHRARLYAGAGIVAGSNPDRELAEIRLKLQALLRALV
- the menD gene encoding 2-succinyl-5-enolpyruvyl-6-hydroxy-3-cyclohexene-1-carboxylic-acid synthase encodes the protein MPLNSSHNSSLNFSNTNSVWSSVLVETLYRLGLQTAVICPGSRSAPLAVAFALHESIEAIPVLDERSAAFFALGLAKQTGRAVALVCTSGTAGANFYPAVIEARESRVPLLVLTSDRPPELRECNAGQTVDQQKLFGTYPNWYSELSVPELNLSLLAYLRQTIVHAWERAHMPVAGCVHLNLPFRDPLAPILQAEAQAFSDRFPAAFFEGIASALPVQFSAQFAVPSAWQQSERGLIIAGVAQPVDRQTYCEAIARLSQALGVPVLAEGLSPVRNAAAVNPHLITTYDLILRNVDWADKLQPDWIIRVGEMPTSKTLRQWLDANSSVMQWIIDPDDRNLDPLHLRTIHLRLSIEQVAALLEQIDDTGELRGEFAPQPPTSGGLPNRQQLCERNFSDYLKSWMELETIARTQRDRTLEKTEFLFEGKVTWLLSQHLPIGTPLFIANSMPVRDVEWFWQPGNRRIQPCFNRGANGIDGTLSAAIGTAHRQQSSVLLTGDLALLHDTNGFLLRDKLKGHLTIVLINNNGGGIFEMLPISQFEPPFEEFFATPQDINFAQLCATYSIEYHRIQDWQDLIDRLKTLPQQGIRLLEVQTDRKRDTLYRRQILETFRSNSGML
- a CDS encoding Gfo/Idh/MocA family protein, whose product is MAEASIGVAVIGTGFGQKIHIPALQIHHRTTVKAIYHRDRDKAQAIAQKLEIPQACSTIEEILALPDVQAVTISTPPFLHYEMAKQVLQAGKHLLLEKPTTLTVAEATELYQLARSRNLTVTMDFEFRFIPAWQRFAELLQEGYVGNKRLVKVDWLASSRADASRPWNWYAQKELGGGALGSIGSHLFDYLYWLFPPVTRLCGWLTTSIPFRPDPTTGNLKPVDADDTCSLMLELADGTPCQAVLSAVTSQGRGHFVEVYGDRGTLVLGNDSQQDYIHGFKIWGSQNGAPLTELEIPDRLEFPTVYPDGRLAPFLRVVDRWVQGIDQGESLTPSLMEGVYSQLLMDLTHQSNETGTWITVPPLEAVLGKASKHS
- a CDS encoding GNAT family N-acetyltransferase — its product is MTIELVRKEQLAELAVLFNQYRIFYKQSSDLKAAKQFLEERFQRQDSIILVAKDGDRSTLPPKADRLIGFTQLYPSFSSVSLKRIWILNDLYVAESARHRGVAQRLMVAAEKHARLTCAVRIVLSTQMTNTIAQKLYESRGYIKDTEFLHYALPLSP
- a CDS encoding class I SAM-dependent methyltransferase gives rise to the protein MGFYSQRVFPYLMDWSMASPELAQYRRSLLANVTGTVLEIGFGTGLNLAYYPENVRQLVAIDANAGSHRLAEKRVAQSGITVDHRVLNGERLPMSDETFDSVVSTWTLCSIANVEQAIAEIHRVLKPGGKFFFVEHGLSRDPNVQVWQNRLNPVQKVIADGCHLNRNIRQLVEQQFSSVAIEEFYGEGLPKFLGYLYKGTASKPGQESL
- a CDS encoding tetratricopeptide repeat protein — its product is MKPFDERYGTYVPPSERVLEVQPTSTQPFDSRKAGADCLLEKGIEQYQLREFQSALKTFQQALGMYRALQDLQGEGRVLGGMGLTYYGLSNYPEAIACSHQSLTIARQIQDRPTERQALANLGNAYRHLEDYSRAIFYKHQSLDVAKAIGDRRGEMAAFNNLGMAYKAAGDYARAIDAYEEGLTIARELQDIQVEGQILRNMGNAHHAVGNYAETVVCYEHLLTIARQLPDRRAEAQILRNLASACYRTGDSLKAIAYQHQRLTIARNLGDLHLEEQTLDSLATIHESLGHHRLAIEFYEQRITVLGTLKDAHQQHQTLQNLKTICHAIGDYETANRYRHFILDSSTDLGETTTIFAAPPASSLSRRHS